A window of Thermoanaerobaculia bacterium contains these coding sequences:
- the nosZ gene encoding Sec-dependent nitrous-oxide reductase, producing MNRTRSSSLILAGSAALLLASACSKSPAESNGSTATIQRLMQARNLSEENVIAALKTYTPTGVKDEYYIFASGGHSGQLIVIGVPSMRILKYIAVFTPEPWQGYGYGDQTDALLRSGDRDGKQLNWADTHHPALSETAGDYDGQYVFINDKANARVAVVSLNDFATKQIVYSNLIRSDHGATFVTPNTEYVIEGGQFPAPLDGSYAPIESYQEKYRSAVIFWKFDREKGRIVPEQSWAIELPPYMQDLADAGKLVSDGWMFLNSFNTEMAFGGNAEGRPSLESGASQNDMDYLHVINWKAAEQLVAAGKTEVINGTRVLRLQTAIDEGILHFIGEPKSPHGVDVTPDGREMVVAGKLDTHATVYSFEKIKGLIDQKTFAGKDPFGVPILPFEASIRGQVEIGLGPLHTQFDAQGNAYTSVFIESAAARWSLKDLKVIEKIPVHYNIGHILAAEGDTVNPDGRYLVAMNKWALDRFGDVGPLLPQNFQLIDIAEEKMQLLADLPIPLGEPHYSQMIKADKIKSITAYTPAGIDPITDEPDPFRVAGGQEGIERKADGVHVRMTAVRSHFTPDTIRVKKGDTVHLHITNIEQAHDATHGFAIASYNVNLSLEPGEHANATFKAEKAGVFPLYCTEFCSALHLEMAGYLLVEP from the coding sequence ATGAACCGCACCCGGTCTTCTTCTCTCATCCTCGCCGGTAGTGCCGCCCTCCTGCTGGCGTCGGCCTGCAGCAAGTCGCCGGCAGAATCCAACGGCTCGACGGCCACCATCCAGCGCCTGATGCAGGCCCGCAACCTGAGCGAGGAGAACGTCATCGCCGCGCTCAAGACCTACACGCCGACCGGCGTCAAGGACGAGTACTACATTTTCGCGTCGGGCGGCCACAGCGGCCAGCTGATCGTGATCGGCGTGCCCAGCATGCGCATCCTCAAGTACATCGCCGTGTTCACGCCCGAGCCCTGGCAGGGCTACGGCTACGGCGACCAGACCGACGCCCTGCTGCGCTCGGGTGACCGCGACGGCAAACAGCTCAACTGGGCCGACACCCATCATCCGGCGCTGTCCGAGACCGCCGGCGACTACGATGGCCAGTACGTGTTCATCAATGACAAGGCCAACGCCCGCGTCGCCGTGGTGAGCCTGAACGACTTCGCGACCAAGCAGATCGTCTACAGCAACCTGATCCGCAGCGACCATGGCGCCACGTTCGTCACCCCGAACACCGAGTACGTGATCGAGGGCGGCCAGTTCCCGGCGCCGCTCGACGGCAGCTACGCGCCGATCGAGAGTTACCAGGAGAAATATCGCAGCGCCGTCATCTTCTGGAAGTTCGACCGCGAGAAGGGGCGCATCGTTCCCGAGCAGTCGTGGGCGATCGAGCTGCCGCCCTACATGCAGGATCTGGCCGACGCCGGCAAGCTGGTGAGCGACGGCTGGATGTTCCTCAACAGCTTCAACACCGAGATGGCCTTCGGCGGCAACGCCGAAGGACGCCCGTCGCTCGAGTCGGGCGCCTCGCAGAACGACATGGACTACCTCCACGTCATCAACTGGAAGGCGGCGGAGCAGCTGGTCGCGGCCGGCAAGACGGAGGTGATCAACGGCACGCGCGTCCTGCGTCTCCAGACGGCGATCGACGAGGGGATCCTCCATTTCATCGGCGAGCCGAAGAGTCCGCACGGCGTCGACGTGACGCCCGATGGACGGGAGATGGTGGTCGCGGGCAAGCTCGACACCCACGCCACGGTCTACAGCTTCGAGAAGATCAAGGGACTGATCGACCAGAAGACGTTCGCCGGTAAGGATCCTTTCGGGGTGCCCATTCTGCCGTTCGAGGCGTCGATTCGCGGCCAGGTCGAAATCGGCCTCGGTCCGCTGCACACGCAGTTCGACGCCCAGGGCAACGCCTACACCTCGGTGTTCATCGAGTCGGCGGCCGCCAGGTGGTCGCTCAAGGACCTCAAAGTGATCGAGAAGATCCCGGTGCACTACAACATCGGTCACATTCTCGCCGCCGAAGGCGACACGGTGAACCCCGACGGCCGTTACCTGGTGGCGATGAACAAGTGGGCGCTCGACCGCTTCGGCGACGTCGGGCCGCTGCTGCCGCAGAACTTCCAGTTGATCGACATCGCCGAGGAAAAGATGCAGCTCCTCGCCGACCTGCCGATTCCGCTCGGCGAGCCGCACTACTCGCAGATGATCAAGGCGGACAAGATCAAGTCGATCACCGCCTACACGCCGGCCGGCATCGACCCGATTACCGACGAGCCCGATCCGTTCCGGGTGGCGGGCGGGCAGGAGGGGATCGAGCGCAAGGCCGACGGCGTCCACGTCCGGATGACCGCGGTGCGCAGTCATTTCACGCCCGACACGATCCGGGTCAAGAAGGGCGACACGGTCCATCTCCACATCACCAACATCGAGCAGGCGCACGACGCGACGCACGGCTTCGCGATCGCGTCCTACAATGTCAACCTCAGCCTGGAGCCGGGCGAGCACGCGAACGCCACCTTCAAGGCGGAAAAGGCGGGCGTATTCCCGCTCTACTGCACCGAGTTCTGTTCGGCGCTCCACCTCGAGATGGCGGGCTACCTGCTCGTGGAGCCCTGA
- the nosD gene encoding nitrous oxide reductase family maturation protein NosD codes for MTRLAFLLGAPALVALACARGPLTPPGVPLAWAALPPPARPPECRSVRPGEPLAALLAAARPGDAFCLEEGIHPGPATLGEGVTLWGPRSAVIHSAGSGDTVHLAGTGARLAGMTVDGSGGRFDLQEAAVHVRGDRAVVDGTRIVNALFGIIVAQSRGVVLRGNEVVGSGAPQIGLRGDAVRLWETRDSRIEGNRIVGSRDMVVWYSGGNTIAGNEVTGGRYGTHFMYSHDNLVTGNRYVGNVVGIFAMYSRGLTLERNLLAASTGAAGMGLGLKESSAVTVRDNALVQNAVGIYFDNSPFEPGQLNTIAGNAIELCDLGIQFHASTRGNRLRGNRLHGNGAQVRVDGGGDALGNEWAGNDFDDYAGYDLDQDGVGDVPYELRSLSGSLAARHPQIDLLRGAPALFVLDATSRVLPLLRPKPVLVDERPWMGRGRPEALGAD; via the coding sequence ATGACCAGACTTGCTTTCCTTCTGGGCGCTCCGGCGCTCGTCGCCTTGGCTTGCGCCCGCGGGCCGCTCACTCCGCCCGGAGTGCCTCTCGCCTGGGCGGCCCTGCCCCCGCCCGCGCGCCCGCCGGAGTGCCGGTCCGTCCGGCCCGGCGAGCCGCTGGCCGCTCTGCTCGCCGCGGCCCGCCCCGGCGATGCCTTCTGCCTCGAGGAGGGCATCCACCCGGGCCCGGCGACGCTCGGCGAGGGCGTGACCCTCTGGGGGCCGCGTAGCGCTGTGATTCACTCCGCGGGGAGCGGCGACACCGTCCACCTCGCTGGTACCGGCGCGCGGCTGGCGGGGATGACCGTCGACGGCAGTGGCGGGCGCTTCGACCTGCAGGAGGCGGCGGTCCATGTGCGCGGTGACCGCGCCGTGGTCGATGGCACCCGGATCGTCAACGCCCTGTTCGGCATCATCGTCGCGCAGAGCCGCGGTGTCGTCTTGCGCGGCAACGAGGTCGTCGGATCGGGCGCGCCGCAGATCGGCCTGCGCGGCGATGCCGTCCGATTGTGGGAAACTCGCGATTCGCGAATCGAGGGGAATCGCATCGTCGGCAGCCGCGACATGGTGGTCTGGTATTCGGGCGGCAACACGATCGCCGGCAACGAGGTGACGGGAGGACGGTACGGAACGCATTTCATGTACAGCCACGACAACCTCGTCACCGGCAACCGCTACGTCGGCAACGTGGTCGGCATATTCGCGATGTATTCGCGTGGTCTGACGCTCGAGCGCAACCTGCTCGCCGCCTCCACCGGCGCCGCCGGCATGGGCCTCGGGCTCAAGGAGTCGAGCGCCGTGACGGTGCGCGACAACGCCCTGGTGCAGAACGCCGTCGGCATCTACTTCGACAACTCGCCTTTCGAGCCGGGTCAGTTGAACACCATCGCCGGCAACGCCATCGAGCTCTGCGATCTCGGCATCCAGTTTCACGCCTCGACGCGCGGCAATCGGCTGCGCGGCAATCGCCTGCATGGCAACGGTGCCCAGGTGAGAGTCGACGGCGGCGGCGACGCGCTCGGCAACGAGTGGGCGGGCAACGATTTCGACGACTACGCCGGCTACGATCTCGACCAAGACGGCGTCGGCGACGTGCCCTACGAGCTGCGCAGCCTCTCCGGATCGCTCGCCGCGCGGCACCCGCAGATCGACCTGCTGCGCGGCGCCCCGGCGCTCTTCGTCCTCGACGCCACGAGTCGAGTGCTGCCGCTGCTGCGCCCGAAGCCGGTGCTCGTCGACGAGCGCCCCTGGATGGGTCGCGGCCGGCCGGAGGCTCTCGGTGCGGATTGA
- a CDS encoding c-type cytochrome, whose translation MSKFTMSAGTGASLLLVLLGLAGCGAESKPAPAAAPVAAAKPPAPQAAGSSAKLAEEIFVSRCVTCHGPQGKGDGPGSLGLVPPPRNLSDAAWQATVTDEYLEKIIAYGGIAVGRSAGMPPNPDLMAKKEVVAALRAKVRALAKP comes from the coding sequence GTGTCGAAATTCACGATGTCCGCTGGCACCGGCGCCAGTCTTCTGCTCGTTCTTCTCGGACTCGCCGGCTGCGGCGCCGAATCCAAGCCGGCGCCCGCGGCAGCGCCGGTGGCTGCGGCGAAACCCCCTGCGCCGCAGGCGGCGGGCTCCTCGGCCAAGCTCGCCGAGGAGATCTTCGTCAGCCGCTGCGTGACCTGCCACGGTCCGCAGGGCAAGGGTGACGGTCCGGGCTCGCTCGGTCTGGTGCCGCCGCCGCGCAACCTCTCCGACGCGGCCTGGCAGGCGACGGTGACCGACGAGTACCTCGAGAAGATCATCGCCTACGGTGGCATCGCGGTCGGCCGGAGCGCCGGTATGCCGCCGAATCCCGATCTGATGGCCAAGAAGGAAGTCGTCGCCGCGCTGCGCGCCAAAGTGCGCGCGCTCGCCAAACCCTGA